The Nicotiana tomentosiformis chromosome 9, ASM39032v3, whole genome shotgun sequence genome contains the following window.
ttgaatgctagaatctcgtctctaagagtagccatatgcccgggagaaaagaacttggcaatgaatttttccgccaattcatcccatgtatggatataATGGTTTGTCAATCTTTCTAACcagtccaaggctttcccccatagagaaaAGAGAAATAGTCTCAACCTTAAAGAATCCTCGAAAACGTTGGTCTGTTTACTCCTCCAGCAGTtgtccacaaatcctttcaaCTGCTTGTACGCGTTTTGATTCGGAGCCCCagtgaagaatccccgttgctcaagcaatgtaatcataacatttgtgatttgaaagttgtccgtcctaatgcggggcgggactatggcacttgcgtaCTCtttattcggcaacacccggtgtggagccgctcttggtggatttgggggaggaacgggaatgttgtcttgaggcggtcggcctcattTATTTGTTTGAGGTTCAAGAGAAACCTCTTCATctgggtcatcttccacgtccacatcccccaaaggcatgtttccgagaggatcattgttgagaaCCATTTTTGTACCTACAATCAATTCACAAAAAAGATTAGTAacccggaaggaaaagaagacaagtcatacacaaaaccaaatatatagctaaatccatttttagttccccggcaacggcgccaaaaattgatgtcgcccaaacacACACCACTAATTGGGATTGTGAGGCGGTCGATGTAATTATAATACCCAACGAGAGTCGGGGTCAATTCCACAGAGAGCTTtatgttggattaggtatatacctagtctaaATATATGACGTGCCCAAGATTACACTTCTACATATTCGGTTGTTTCTTTTCTACTTCTAAATCTTATGCTAATgctgtaattgtaaagctaaagGACGatgtttttggtattgttgttttttaGGTTATAAAAGATATAGGGTTGTAACTTTTtactagttggttacctaacggattgAGAGCTTTTGGGCATTTTGGGttgatcgggatacaatatagcaatcacacgcgattactcactctatacctctcggtagtttgagtgattttgcccaatttggctttctcaagtccagatgggtatctcacgaaacaagtgataggtgctcaagtcgggtcttactatctctagattcgaccctttaattagggctatcaatttctcgagttcaacccaatttcttgttagccaagttttcctagacttagtctctatttctcaagtagagactaagtcaattaggcatgaatcaatgtttgcagccatcaattctcaaattcaagcaagaactaggctaaatattatatatccaatcataaataagccctaaTTCAATCACCAATTAACTACCCATACTAGGGCTGGGTCACAACCCTAACTAAGGTAttagctactcatagaaaatgaagaaatgaaagaagaaactaagataaaactcataatagatgattaagggaagaaagtctaatgttaaaatgataaactattacaaagttgcccaaagcagtaaagaaaaatggctatctATTTTCTGGagttcaaacttaacctaaaaatgacaaaaagatctatttatacccagctaaaattatcggacaaaattgcccctgcggagattctgcggtcgcacaattcggTGTGCGTTCCGCACTTTGACACTAGCTTGGTAGgatggacttctgcggccgcacaattctgggttgcggccgcacttcttcaaattccgcggtccgcacatttctgagtgcagcCACACTCTCGAGTTTTAGCTTGGACATGCaagacttctgcggaccgcacatttctaagtgcggccgcacttttgattctgcggccgcacaataatggtgcggtccacacttcttCATGACCCCAGAATCCATCTCTCTGAATCTCATTTTCTGCGGTCGTATAGTAAtaatgtggtccgcactttgcatgGAAATTTGTTAGAGGCTTCctcatgttctgcggccgcactcaatattgtgtggtccgcattttgcccttttagctttgttttggtccttgtccaaaattactccttcttgagttgattttgatCTCTTTGACTCATATTCCAACactcctgcaagaaagcacatttcatcagttttcgagaatacctttaagcaattttgagctagaacgaaagtaaaagagtgcaaataagtagtcaaaatccctacttatcaagcCACAACTGACTCTCTTTGTGAAGAGTTTGCAAAACTCATGGGGAGTGAGTtagaaatgagtatgatgggagaattAAATTTCTTTCTGAGACTTCAAGTGAAGCAATCTCAAAAGGGAACAATAATAAGTCAGCAGAAGTATATCAAGGAGCTACTAAAAAGGTTTGAGATAGAAACATCAAAATTTATTGATACTCCTATTGCCATAGCTACTCGTCTAGACATGGATAAACCCGGTTCTCCTGTAAATCAGACCATGTATAGAGGGATCATAgggtcactcttgtatctcactACAAGCAGACCAAACATTGTGTTCAGCGTGGGCCTTTGTGCAAGGTTTCAATCCAATCCAAAGGAATCTTATCTAAAGGCTGCCAAGAGAATATTGAGATATGTCAAAGGAAcgcaggacctggttctctactatccctcaggTGACAGCTTTGATCTTATTGGGTATGCTGACGCTGATTATGCAGGATATCTGGTGGATAGGAAAAGCACGTCTGGAATGGCACATTTCCTGGGTTCTTGCCTAATCTCATGTGGTATAAGGAAGCAAAACTCAGTGGCACTCTCAACAACAAAAGCAGAATATGTAGCAGCCGCTTCTTGTTGTGCTCAATCGTTGTGGATCAAGCAGTAACTGGAAGACTTTGGAGTGTTCTCAGAATGTGTGCCTCTCCTATGCGACAATACAAGTGCACTCAATATGGCCAAAAATCCAGTCCAACGTAAGAGAACCAAGCACACTGATGTGCGTCACCACTtcctcagagacaatgttgaaaaggggCTCATTTGCATGAAATTCAGCAGCACAGAAGATCAGATTGCAGACATATTTACCAAGGCCTTGAGTAGAGAATATTTTGAAAGAAATCGTCTGGCACTGGGGTTGATAAAACCCAACCgagaacctggtccctcgatgatcGGCTATGAAAGAAATGTTCAGGAAAAAttagctaaaaagtattttctggcaaagtctaactcgtctctataccgttacaggtagacacgcatgatgattatagagcaaataggcagttgatGCAGTACACGCTGTTAAAAAGGGAAAAGCTTACAGATGCAAGATtagtcagggaacctggttctcctgacacaggttagtagtttcTTTGTTCTCTCATGCACAATTTTGAACGGTTAAAACAAGTGCCACATCATCAGTGTGTCAGTTTCTTTTCTTTGCGTCTTTTGAACCCAAACGTCTCACCTGTTAGAAATCGACCCGACTCCCAAAACTGCCACCTTTTCTTAACCAGTCCCTCATCAATCTTAAATACATCCATCACTGTCACAACTCCTCACATCAAATGTTAAAATTTTccttcttctctctctctttcaAACTACCCATCTCTTCTCCTCAACTCATCACTTCTCTCCATGGCTGAAAATCACGAAACCTCAAGTGTTCCAAGTGACACCCTCATTGAGTCCTCAGCCATTCAAACACCGATATTAGACTCCTCCCTCAACACCACCACTAGCCAAAACCCAAGGGCAGAGTCAACCCCACACTCCATCTCCTCCTACCCAATCGAATTCTGGTTCTCATA
Protein-coding sequences here:
- the LOC138898416 gene encoding secreted RxLR effector protein 161-like; this translates as MSMMGELNFFLRLQVKQSQKGTIISQQKYIKELLKRFEIETSKFIDTPIAIATRLDMDKPGSPVNQTMYRGIIGSLLYLTTSRPNIVFSVGLCARFQSNPKESYLKAAKRILRYVKGTQDLVLYYPSGDSFDLIGYADADYAGYLVDRKSTSGMAHFLGSCLISCGIRKQNSVALSTTKAEYVAAASCCAQSLWIKQ